The following proteins are encoded in a genomic region of Mycolicibacterium confluentis:
- a CDS encoding HIT family protein yields the protein MTEERGELVDTGVGVPDHLQRLWTPYRMNYIVGAVDARNSQGSAGSKQPFTDIPQMSDEDGLVVARGELVYAVLNLYPYNPGHLMVVPYRRVAELEDLSGDESAELMVFTQKAIRVMKGVSNPDGFNVGLNLGKSAGGSLAEHLHMHIVPRWAGDANFITVIGDAKVIPQLLRDTRSLLAEEWSRQS from the coding sequence GTGACCGAGGAGCGCGGGGAACTCGTCGATACCGGCGTCGGTGTGCCCGACCATCTTCAGCGGCTCTGGACGCCGTACCGGATGAATTACATCGTCGGCGCGGTCGACGCCCGCAACTCACAGGGTTCGGCGGGTTCCAAGCAGCCGTTCACCGACATCCCGCAGATGTCGGACGAGGACGGTCTGGTGGTGGCGCGCGGTGAACTCGTCTACGCGGTGCTCAACCTCTACCCGTACAACCCGGGCCACCTGATGGTGGTGCCCTACCGCCGGGTCGCCGAACTCGAGGACCTCAGCGGCGACGAGAGCGCCGAACTGATGGTGTTCACGCAGAAGGCGATTCGCGTCATGAAGGGCGTCTCCAACCCGGACGGTTTCAACGTGGGCCTCAACCTGGGCAAGTCCGCGGGCGGCTCACTGGCCGAGCATCTGCACATGCACATCGTGCCGAGGTGGGCCGGGGACGCCAACTTCATCACCGTCATCGGTGACGCCAAGGTGATCCCGCAGCTTCTGCGCGACACCCGCTCCCTGCTCGCCGAGGAATGGTCGCGCCAGTCGTGA
- the pgsA gene encoding phosphatidylinositol phosphate synthase: MSDFYLMTRAAYAKLSRPVAKVALKAGLTPDSITIVGTAGTVIAALTLFPIGQLWWGAVAVAFFVLADMLDGAMARERGYGTRFGAVLDATCDRIADGAVFCGLLWWATFGLHSTPLAVATMICLVTSQVISYVKARAEASGLRGDGGLIERPERLIIVLTGAGLSGLPFYTMPWLLDVAMWVLALASLVTLAQRVHTVRCSIGAMDPLPADGTPTSGDTPDESESGGH; the protein is encoded by the coding sequence GTGAGTGACTTCTACCTGATGACTCGGGCGGCCTATGCCAAGCTCAGCAGGCCGGTCGCCAAGGTTGCGCTCAAGGCGGGCCTGACGCCCGACAGCATCACGATCGTCGGCACCGCGGGCACCGTCATCGCGGCCCTGACGCTGTTTCCCATCGGCCAGCTGTGGTGGGGCGCGGTCGCGGTGGCGTTCTTCGTCCTGGCCGACATGCTCGACGGTGCGATGGCGCGGGAACGCGGATACGGAACGCGCTTCGGGGCCGTGCTCGACGCGACGTGCGACCGGATCGCCGACGGTGCGGTGTTCTGCGGACTGCTGTGGTGGGCGACGTTTGGCCTGCACAGCACGCCGCTGGCGGTCGCGACCATGATCTGCCTGGTGACCTCCCAGGTCATCTCGTATGTGAAGGCCCGCGCCGAGGCCAGCGGACTGCGCGGCGACGGCGGCCTGATCGAACGGCCCGAACGCCTGATCATCGTGTTGACCGGCGCCGGCCTCTCGGGCCTGCCGTTCTACACCATGCCGTGGCTCCTCGACGTCGCGATGTGGGTGTTGGCGCTGGCGAGCCTGGTCACGCTGGCACAGCGCGTGCACACCGTGAGGTGCTCGATCGGCGCCATGGATCCGTTGCCCGCCGACGGCACGCCGACCTCCGGCGACACTCCCGACGAGTCAGAGTCAGGCGGCCACTGA
- a CDS encoding AMP-binding protein, with amino-acid sequence MSGIATWVALDAAVPHGWTGYGDWVREADATAPSHVAHPADDLYQMYTSGTTGRPKGAVLTHSAVCANIEQVNEVLRLTRNDRFLLSPPMYHAAACINLFCATRVGASVVLMEDF; translated from the coding sequence TTGAGCGGCATTGCGACCTGGGTCGCGCTCGACGCGGCGGTCCCCCACGGCTGGACCGGCTACGGCGACTGGGTCCGGGAGGCGGACGCCACGGCGCCGAGCCACGTCGCGCACCCCGCCGACGACCTCTATCAGATGTACACCAGCGGGACGACGGGCCGGCCCAAAGGCGCGGTCCTGACGCATTCGGCGGTCTGCGCCAACATCGAACAGGTCAACGAGGTGCTGCGGCTCACCCGCAACGATCGGTTCCTCCTGAGCCCCCCGATGTATCACGCGGCCGCCTGCATCAACCTGTTCTGCGCGACCCGAGTCGGCGCCAGCGTGGTGCTCATGGAGGATTTCTAA
- the pdxT gene encoding pyridoxal 5'-phosphate synthase glutaminase subunit PdxT produces MSAPLVGVLALQGDTREHLAALREAGAEAVTVRRRSELDAVDALVIPGGESTAMSHLLREFEMLEPLRARLAAGMPAYGSCAGMILLASEINDAGTPGREALPLGGIDMTVRRNAFGRQVDSFEGDLDFVGLDDPVHAVFIRAPWVERVGSEVEVLARAADHIVAVRQGAVLATSFHPEMTGDRRVHAMFVRLVESHLR; encoded by the coding sequence ATGAGCGCGCCCCTCGTTGGGGTGTTGGCCCTCCAGGGCGACACCCGAGAACACCTGGCGGCGCTGCGTGAGGCGGGCGCCGAGGCAGTCACCGTGCGTCGCCGCAGCGAGTTGGACGCCGTCGACGCCCTGGTGATCCCCGGTGGCGAGTCGACCGCGATGAGTCATCTGCTGCGTGAGTTCGAGATGCTCGAACCGCTGCGGGCCCGATTGGCCGCAGGGATGCCGGCCTACGGTTCGTGTGCCGGGATGATCCTGCTCGCGTCGGAGATCAACGACGCCGGAACCCCGGGGCGCGAGGCACTGCCGCTCGGTGGAATCGATATGACGGTGCGGCGCAATGCGTTCGGCCGTCAGGTCGACTCATTCGAAGGTGATCTCGACTTCGTCGGCCTCGACGATCCGGTGCACGCGGTGTTCATCCGGGCACCGTGGGTCGAGCGCGTGGGCTCCGAAGTCGAGGTGCTCGCCCGCGCGGCCGACCACATCGTCGCGGTGCGTCAGGGTGCGGTACTCGCGACGTCCTTCCACCCCGAGATGACCGGCGACCGCCGAGTGCACGCCATGTTCGTCCGACTTGTGGAGTCTCACCTGCGCTGA
- a CDS encoding phosphatidylinositol mannoside acyltransferase: MSTPTSGLPGAPKLPSFTNGLTGQLSDWGYAAGWRLVRAMPEFAARNTFEAGARYASRGGGPAQLRKNLARVLGVPPDEVPGSLIRASLASYARYWREAFRLPSMDLAAVAERLDQVFIGADVLRGAHEAGRAGVIALPHSGNWDMAGVWLAQEFGTFATVAERLKPESLYNRFVEYRESLGFEVFPLSGGERPPFEVLCERLRENTFVCLMADRDLTRSGVEVDFFGEATRLPGGPARLALETGAPLIPAHIHYRGEDCVVHVFEPLDTSSGDVTTITQALADTFAHAIAEHPEDWHMLQPQWLADLSEERRRRLDRAQET; the protein is encoded by the coding sequence ATGTCCACCCCCACCTCGGGTCTGCCGGGCGCGCCCAAGTTGCCCAGCTTCACCAACGGGCTCACCGGCCAACTGTCCGACTGGGGCTACGCCGCGGGCTGGCGCCTGGTGCGGGCGATGCCGGAGTTCGCGGCCCGCAACACCTTCGAGGCCGGCGCGCGGTACGCCTCGCGCGGCGGGGGGCCCGCGCAGCTGCGGAAGAACCTGGCCCGCGTGCTCGGCGTGCCGCCGGACGAGGTGCCGGGATCGCTGATCCGTGCTTCGCTCGCCTCCTACGCTCGGTACTGGCGGGAGGCGTTCCGATTGCCCTCGATGGATCTCGCGGCGGTGGCCGAGCGCCTCGACCAGGTGTTCATCGGCGCCGACGTGCTGCGCGGCGCGCATGAAGCGGGTCGCGCCGGCGTGATCGCGCTGCCGCACAGCGGCAACTGGGATATGGCCGGCGTGTGGCTCGCCCAGGAATTCGGCACGTTCGCCACGGTGGCCGAACGGCTCAAGCCGGAGTCGTTGTACAACCGATTCGTCGAGTACCGCGAAAGCCTGGGCTTCGAGGTGTTCCCGCTCTCCGGTGGTGAGCGGCCGCCCTTCGAGGTGCTCTGTGAGCGCCTGCGCGAGAACACGTTCGTGTGCCTGATGGCCGACCGTGACCTGACCCGGTCGGGTGTGGAGGTCGACTTCTTCGGGGAGGCCACGCGGTTGCCGGGTGGCCCGGCGCGGCTGGCGCTCGAGACCGGGGCCCCGTTGATCCCCGCGCACATCCACTACCGCGGCGAGGACTGCGTGGTGCACGTCTTCGAACCGCTGGACACCAGTTCGGGTGACGTCACGACGATCACCCAGGCGCTCGCCGACACTTTCGCGCATGCGATCGCCGAGCACCCCGAAGACTGGCACATGCTGCAGCCTCAGTGGCTGGCGGATCTGTCCGAAGAACGGCGCAGGCGGTTGGACCGGGCTCAGGAGACCTGA
- the tesB gene encoding acyl-CoA thioesterase II — protein MAIEEILDLEQLEVDIYRGGVFSPESGFLQRTFGGHVAGQSLVSAVRTVDPSFQVHSLHGYFLRPGDARSPSVYLVERIRDGGSFCTRRVSAIQHGQTIFSMSASFQTDQSGIEHQDAMPAAPGPDDSQGFRSGGAFDDAGFAQFDEWDVRIVPRDRLGVREGEASQQQVWFRHRDPLPDDPVLHICALAYMSDLTLLGSANVNHPAERGHLMVASLDHAMWFMRPFRADEWLLYDQTSPSACGGRALTQGKIFNQYGEMVAAVMQEGLTRYQRGFTPGQ, from the coding sequence ATGGCGATCGAGGAGATCCTCGACCTCGAACAACTTGAGGTCGACATCTATCGAGGAGGCGTGTTCAGCCCCGAATCCGGCTTCCTGCAGCGGACTTTCGGTGGTCACGTCGCCGGCCAGTCGCTGGTGTCGGCCGTGCGCACGGTGGACCCGAGTTTCCAGGTCCACTCGCTGCACGGCTACTTCCTGCGACCCGGCGACGCCCGGTCACCCTCGGTGTACCTGGTCGAGCGGATCCGCGACGGCGGGTCGTTCTGCACCCGCCGGGTCAGCGCCATCCAGCACGGCCAGACGATCTTCTCGATGTCGGCGTCCTTCCAGACCGATCAGAGCGGAATCGAGCATCAGGACGCGATGCCGGCCGCACCGGGACCCGACGACTCGCAGGGCTTCCGGTCCGGCGGGGCGTTCGACGACGCCGGCTTCGCGCAGTTCGACGAATGGGACGTGCGGATCGTCCCGCGCGATCGCCTCGGGGTGCGCGAGGGCGAGGCGTCGCAGCAGCAGGTGTGGTTCCGGCATCGTGACCCGCTGCCGGACGACCCGGTCCTGCACATCTGCGCCCTGGCCTACATGAGCGATCTGACCCTGTTGGGTTCCGCAAACGTCAACCACCCCGCGGAGCGCGGACACCTGATGGTGGCCTCGCTGGATCACGCGATGTGGTTCATGCGCCCGTTCCGGGCCGACGAATGGCTGCTGTACGACCAGACGTCGCCGTCGGCGTGCGGGGGGCGCGCGCTGACGCAGGGCAAGATCTTCAACCAGTACGGCGAGATGGTCGCGGCGGTCATGCAGGAGGGCCTGACCCGGTACCAGCGCGGCTTCACTCCGGGCCAATGA
- a CDS encoding AMP-binding protein, whose amino-acid sequence MRLHDFFDYFAREQPDAPYLEFEGRELTWNDAAREVNRLANAMVRSGVEPGQRHCARS is encoded by the coding sequence ATGCGACTGCACGATTTCTTCGACTACTTCGCCCGCGAGCAGCCCGACGCGCCCTATCTGGAGTTCGAGGGGCGCGAGCTCACCTGGAACGACGCTGCGCGTGAGGTGAACCGGCTGGCCAACGCCATGGTGCGCAGCGGCGTCGAACCTGGTCAGCGCCACTGCGCGAGGAGTTGA
- the pdxS gene encoding pyridoxal 5'-phosphate synthase lyase subunit PdxS: MDSSAHNNGSASGQTGTARVKRGMAEMLKGGVIMDVVTPEQARIAEGAGAVAVMALERVPADIRAQGGVSRMSDPDMIEGIISAVTIPVMAKVRIGHFVEAQILQSLGVDYIDESEVLTPADYTHHIDKWRFTVPFVCGATNLGEALRRITEGAAMIRSKGEAGTGDVSNATTHMRQIGGEIRRLTSLSEDELFVAAKELQAPYELVAEVARAGKLPVTLFTAGGIATPADAAMMMQLGAEGVFVGSGIFKSGDPAARAAAIVKATTFYDDPDVLAKVSRGLGEAMVGINVEDIAQPHRLAERGW, from the coding sequence GTGGACAGCTCGGCTCACAACAATGGGTCGGCTAGCGGCCAGACCGGTACTGCGCGTGTGAAGCGCGGTATGGCGGAGATGCTCAAGGGTGGCGTCATCATGGACGTCGTCACGCCGGAGCAGGCCCGGATCGCCGAAGGTGCCGGAGCAGTGGCCGTCATGGCCCTGGAGCGAGTGCCCGCCGACATCCGCGCCCAGGGCGGGGTGTCGCGGATGAGCGACCCCGACATGATCGAGGGAATCATCTCCGCGGTGACCATCCCGGTGATGGCCAAGGTCCGCATCGGACACTTCGTCGAGGCGCAGATCCTGCAGAGCCTTGGCGTGGACTACATCGACGAGTCCGAGGTGCTCACCCCCGCCGACTACACCCACCACATCGACAAGTGGCGCTTCACCGTGCCGTTCGTGTGCGGTGCGACCAATCTCGGTGAGGCGCTTCGCCGGATCACCGAGGGCGCGGCGATGATCCGCTCCAAGGGCGAGGCCGGCACCGGTGATGTGTCCAACGCGACCACCCACATGCGCCAGATCGGCGGCGAGATCCGCCGGCTGACGTCGCTGTCCGAGGATGAGCTGTTCGTGGCGGCCAAGGAACTGCAGGCCCCCTACGAGCTGGTCGCCGAGGTGGCCCGCGCCGGGAAGCTGCCGGTGACGCTGTTCACCGCGGGCGGCATCGCGACGCCTGCCGATGCGGCGATGATGATGCAGCTCGGTGCCGAGGGCGTGTTCGTCGGCTCGGGCATCTTCAAGTCCGGCGATCCGGCGGCCCGTGCGGCGGCGATCGTCAAGGCCACCACCTTCTACGACGACCCGGATGTGCTGGCCAAGGTCTCCCGTGGACTCGGTGAGGCGATGGTCGGCATCAACGTGGAGGACATCGCGCAGCCGCACCGCCTCGCCGAACGCGGCTGGTAA
- a CDS encoding YebC/PmpR family DNA-binding transcriptional regulator: protein MSGHSKWATTKHKKAVVDAKRGKMFAKLIKNIEVAARVGGGDPAGNPTLYDAIQKAKKSSVPNDNIERARKRGGGEEAGGADWQNITYEGYGPNGVAVLIECLTDNRNRAAGEVRVAMTRNGGNMADPGSVSYLFSRKGVVTLEKNGLSEDDVLAAVLEAGAEEINDLGDSFEIISEPTDLVAVRTALQEAGIDYDSADASFQPSVTVPVDLEGARKVLKLVDALEDSDDVQDVYTNIDIPDDVAAQLEED from the coding sequence ATGAGCGGCCATTCCAAGTGGGCGACCACCAAGCACAAGAAGGCCGTGGTCGACGCCAAGCGCGGCAAGATGTTCGCCAAGCTGATCAAGAACATCGAGGTCGCGGCCCGTGTGGGCGGCGGTGACCCGGCCGGCAACCCGACGCTGTACGACGCCATCCAGAAGGCCAAGAAGTCGTCGGTGCCCAACGACAACATTGAACGGGCCCGGAAGCGTGGCGGCGGCGAGGAGGCCGGCGGCGCGGACTGGCAGAACATCACCTATGAGGGCTATGGCCCCAACGGTGTCGCCGTGCTGATCGAGTGCCTGACCGACAACCGCAACCGGGCCGCCGGTGAGGTGCGCGTCGCGATGACCCGCAACGGCGGCAACATGGCCGATCCCGGCTCGGTGTCCTACCTGTTCTCCCGCAAGGGCGTGGTTACGCTGGAGAAGAACGGCCTGTCGGAGGACGATGTGCTCGCGGCCGTACTCGAGGCCGGCGCGGAGGAGATCAACGACCTCGGCGACAGCTTCGAGATCATCTCCGAGCCCACCGACCTGGTCGCGGTGCGCACCGCGCTGCAGGAGGCCGGCATCGACTACGACTCGGCCGACGCCAGCTTCCAGCCGTCGGTGACGGTGCCCGTTGACCTCGAGGGCGCCCGCAAGGTGCTCAAGCTGGTCGACGCCCTCGAGGACAGCGACGACGTGCAGGACGTCTACACCAACATCGACATCCCGGACGACGTCGCCGCCCAACTCGAAGAGGACTGA
- a CDS encoding NUDIX hydrolase yields MTIALIVLGVLVLVALALVGLWAYQTANRLDRLHVRYDLSWQALDAALARRAVVARAVSAAAYSAPGAEPEGRRLTRLADAAERAPRPLRETAENELSASLAMVDTSRLPIALVAELADAEARVLLARRFHNDAVRDTLALRQRPAVRVLRLGGRAALPVYFEIAERATEQDQGENTTRTSARVVLLDETGAVLLFCGSDPTITDGTAKRFWFTVGGQALPGERLAQAAARELAEETGLQVIGADLIGPIWRRDAIVDFNGSVVRSQEYFFVHRTRRFEPSEEGRTELEHRYIHGHRWCDSDDITALAAAGETVYPKQLGELLASANDVERHGEPVADPDDLGLRAIH; encoded by the coding sequence ATGACGATTGCGCTGATCGTCCTCGGCGTCCTGGTGCTCGTGGCCCTCGCCCTGGTCGGGCTGTGGGCCTATCAGACCGCGAACCGACTGGACCGCCTGCACGTCCGCTATGACCTGTCCTGGCAGGCGCTGGACGCGGCCCTGGCGCGGCGGGCCGTCGTGGCCCGCGCGGTGTCCGCGGCGGCCTACTCAGCGCCGGGCGCCGAACCCGAGGGCCGGCGCCTGACCCGGCTTGCCGATGCCGCCGAACGCGCGCCCCGCCCTCTGCGCGAGACCGCGGAGAACGAACTGTCGGCGAGCCTGGCCATGGTCGACACGTCCCGACTGCCGATCGCGCTGGTGGCCGAACTGGCCGACGCCGAGGCACGGGTGCTGCTCGCGCGGCGGTTCCACAACGACGCCGTCCGGGACACCCTCGCGCTGCGGCAGCGGCCCGCGGTGCGCGTGCTGAGACTGGGCGGCCGGGCCGCGCTGCCGGTGTACTTCGAGATCGCCGAACGGGCGACCGAACAGGACCAGGGGGAGAACACCACACGCACGTCGGCGCGCGTGGTCCTGCTCGACGAGACGGGTGCGGTGCTGTTGTTCTGCGGCTCCGACCCGACGATCACCGACGGCACCGCCAAGCGGTTCTGGTTCACCGTGGGCGGGCAGGCGCTGCCCGGTGAGCGCTTGGCCCAGGCCGCGGCCCGCGAACTGGCCGAGGAGACGGGGCTGCAGGTCATCGGTGCCGACCTGATCGGACCGATCTGGCGACGCGACGCGATCGTCGACTTCAACGGTTCGGTGGTGCGCAGTCAGGAGTACTTCTTCGTGCACCGGACCCGGCGCTTCGAGCCGTCGGAGGAGGGCCGCACCGAGTTGGAGCACCGCTACATCCATGGCCACCGCTGGTGCGATTCTGACGACATCACGGCACTGGCCGCGGCCGGGGAGACCGTCTACCCCAAGCAGTTGGGCGAGCTTCTGGCCAGCGCGAATGACGTGGAACGTCACGGTGAGCCGGTCGCCGACCCCGACGATCTGGGCCTGCGCGCCATCCACTGA
- a CDS encoding AMP-binding protein, whose protein sequence is MVHALAEKRITATVLVPAMLQACLVGAPDVADLTYPDLGYVGYGASPVAVETLRRAVDVFGCSFAQGYGMTETTAVVTALTRADHVRALAGAPELLLSAGRPLAGTEIRIADASGADVGVGEIGEVLARGPQLMRGYWRMPEATEQALADGWMHTGDAGCMDDEGYIYIQDRVKDMIISGGENIYPREVENALFEHPAVADAAVIGVPDERWGEAVRAVVVLRDGRTTDAAELIEFCRARIARFKCPRSVDFVDELPRNPSGKVLKKDLREPHWQGRTRSVS, encoded by the coding sequence GTGGTGCATGCCCTGGCCGAGAAGCGCATCACGGCAACCGTTCTGGTGCCCGCGATGCTGCAGGCCTGTCTGGTCGGTGCGCCCGACGTCGCCGACCTGACGTACCCGGATCTCGGGTACGTCGGTTACGGCGCCTCGCCCGTCGCCGTCGAGACGCTGCGGCGCGCAGTCGACGTGTTCGGGTGCAGTTTCGCGCAGGGTTACGGCATGACCGAGACGACGGCCGTCGTCACCGCCCTCACGCGGGCGGACCATGTCCGCGCGCTGGCCGGTGCGCCCGAGCTTCTGCTGTCCGCGGGACGACCATTGGCGGGCACGGAGATCCGCATCGCCGACGCCAGCGGAGCCGACGTCGGTGTCGGTGAGATCGGCGAAGTGCTGGCCCGCGGTCCGCAACTGATGCGCGGGTACTGGCGGATGCCCGAGGCCACCGAGCAGGCGTTGGCCGACGGGTGGATGCACACCGGTGACGCCGGGTGCATGGACGACGAGGGTTACATCTACATCCAGGACCGGGTCAAGGACATGATCATCTCCGGCGGAGAGAACATCTATCCCCGCGAGGTCGAGAACGCACTGTTCGAGCATCCCGCCGTCGCCGACGCCGCGGTCATCGGGGTGCCGGATGAACGGTGGGGCGAGGCGGTCAGGGCCGTCGTCGTCCTGCGGGACGGAAGGACCACGGACGCAGCCGAACTCATCGAGTTCTGCCGCGCCCGGATCGCCCGCTTCAAGTGCCCACGCTCAGTGGACTTCGTCGACGAACTGCCGCGCAACCCGAGCGGCAAGGTCCTCAAGAAGGACCTGCGCGAACCCCACTGGCAGGGTCGCACCCGCTCGGTGAGTTGA
- a CDS encoding glycosyltransferase family 4 protein: MRIGMVCPYSFDVPGGVQAHVLQLAEVLRADGHEVSVLAPASPDAKLPDWVVSGGKAVPIPYNGSVARLRFGPATHRKVKKWLIEGDFDVLHLHEPNAPSLSMLALQAAEGPIVATFHTSTTKSLTLSVFQGILRPYHEKIVGRIAVSDLARRWQMEALGSDAVEIPNGVDVAAFAEAAPLPGYPRQGRTVLFLGRYDEPRKGMAVLLGALPTLVESFPDVEILIVGRGDEDELRSEAGDLASHLRFLGQVDDAEKASAMRSADVYCAPHTGGESFGIVLVEAMAAGTPVVASELDAFRRVLLDGEAGRLVTVDNAAAMAAALTAVLSDDAERARLSAAGTEAVQRYDWSVVSRQILRVYETVAGAGAKVKVAG, translated from the coding sequence ATGCGCATCGGCATGGTCTGTCCATACTCGTTCGACGTGCCGGGCGGTGTGCAGGCCCACGTGCTGCAGTTGGCCGAGGTGCTGCGCGCCGACGGCCATGAGGTCAGTGTGCTGGCGCCGGCGTCGCCGGATGCGAAGCTTCCGGACTGGGTGGTGTCCGGCGGTAAGGCCGTGCCGATCCCGTACAACGGTTCGGTGGCACGGCTGAGGTTCGGTCCGGCGACGCATCGCAAGGTCAAGAAGTGGCTCATCGAGGGCGATTTCGACGTTCTGCACCTGCATGAGCCGAACGCCCCGAGCCTGTCGATGCTGGCGCTGCAGGCCGCGGAGGGTCCGATCGTCGCAACGTTCCACACGTCGACCACGAAATCCCTGACGCTGTCGGTGTTTCAGGGCATTCTGCGGCCGTACCACGAGAAGATCGTCGGCCGCATCGCCGTGTCGGACCTCGCGCGACGCTGGCAGATGGAGGCGTTGGGCTCCGACGCGGTCGAGATCCCCAACGGCGTCGACGTCGCCGCATTCGCCGAGGCCGCGCCGCTGCCGGGCTACCCGCGGCAGGGGAGAACCGTGCTGTTCCTGGGGCGATACGACGAACCGCGCAAGGGCATGGCCGTGCTCCTGGGTGCGCTGCCCACCCTGGTGGAGAGTTTCCCGGATGTCGAGATCCTGATCGTGGGCCGCGGCGACGAGGACGAACTGCGCTCGGAGGCAGGCGATCTGGCTTCGCATCTGCGTTTCCTCGGCCAGGTCGACGACGCCGAGAAGGCCTCCGCGATGCGCAGCGCCGACGTGTACTGCGCACCGCACACGGGAGGGGAGAGCTTCGGCATCGTGCTCGTCGAGGCGATGGCCGCGGGCACCCCAGTCGTGGCAAGCGAACTCGACGCGTTCCGGCGCGTGCTGCTCGACGGCGAAGCCGGCCGCCTGGTCACCGTCGACAACGCCGCGGCCATGGCCGCGGCGTTGACCGCGGTGCTGTCCGACGACGCCGAGCGCGCGCGGTTGAGCGCGGCGGGCACCGAGGCGGTGCAGCGCTATGACTGGTCGGTGGTGTCCCGCCAGATCCTGCGGGTCTACGAGACCGTCGCGGGTGCGGGTGCCAAGGTCAAGGTGGCCGGCTGA